From Prosthecobacter vanneervenii:
TCGGCAAGGCGGGCCAGATTCCACTGCGCCATCTGCGGCTGGTTGCCGTAGGCATAGCGTCCGTGGCGGTCGATGCTGCTAAACACCGTGGCGGGGTCGAAGGCATCCATGAAGGCACAAGGGCCATAGTCGATCGTCTCGCCGCTCAGTGCCACGTTGTCTGTGTTCATCACACCGTGGATGAAGCCCACGCACTGCCATTGCGCGATGAGTGCGGCCTGGCGCTCGATCACCGCACGCAGCAGGGTCAGGCCGGGTTCATTTGTCTCTGCACGGTCCGGGTAGTGCCGCTTCAGAGTGTACTCTGCCAGCGCCTTCAGAGCTTCGTGGTTCTGATGCGCCGCCGCCCACTCAAAGGTACCCACACGGATGTGACTGGCGGCGATGCGTGTGAGCACCGCTCCCGGCTGCACCTCCTGACGCCAGACTTTCTCTCCCGTAGCCGCCACCGCGAGACTGCGCGTAGTGGGAATGCCCAGCGCGTGCATGGCTTCGCTGATGATGTATTCGCGAAGCATCGGTCCCAGCGCTGCACGGCCGTCTCCACGGCGTGAGAAGGGCGTGGGTCCTGAGCCTTTGAGCTGCACGTCAAAACGCTCGCCTGCAGGCGTCACCTGCTCTCCCAGCAGGATGGCGCGGCCATCGCCCAGCCCGGTAAAGTTTCCATATTGGTGTCCCGCATAGGCCTGCGCCAGCGGCTTGGCACCCTCCGGCAGCTCATTGCCTGCAAAGATCGCCGCACGCTCTGCCAGCACTGAGCCGTTGAGTCCGAGCGTTTGCGCCAGCGCGTGATTAAACACGACCATGCGCGGCTCCTTCACCGGTGTGGGGTCCAGGTGCTCGTAGAACAGCGCGGGGAGCTCGGCGTACGTGTGCTCCAGATTCCAGCCACTCAGGCCGGGCGCGGAGACAGAGGATGAAATCACAGACTCAGACATGCAGGGTATACGCCCCTCATCCGCCACGCGGGGCGGCAAGTCCAATGCTCACGCGAAGAGAGAGAAGCACCATCGTCACATCCCGCATGCAAACTCATGGTTTCTGCTCCAAAGGATGCGTCTGATTGCGACATGACACCTGCTCCCCATAAACCTCACCTTGCCAGCCCGAATGGCGGCCTGCCCTCATCCGTGCTGTGGGCGCAACTCATGCTCAAAGACCGCCTGCAGCCCGGAGACGTGGTGGTGGATGCCACGATGGGCAATGGCCATGACACTCTTTTCCTCACGCAATGCGTGAGCCCCGGCGGCCATGTGTATGCGTTTGATGTGCAGGCCGCCGCGCTGGTGGAAACCGCCAAACGCGTGCCTGCGGAGATGACGACCCTCATCCACTCCGGGCATGAAACCATGCGCGAGCACGTGCCGGCTGAGCTTCATGGAAAGATCAGCGCCATCATGTTCAATCTCGGCTACCTGCCCGGTACGGACAAAACGCTCATCACCCGCACTGAGACCACCATGACCGCCGTGCAGGTGGCGCTGGAGCTGCTGCGGCCGGGAGGGCTGCTCACCATCGCCGTGTATCCCGGGCATGAAGGCGGAGCCGAGGAGGGGCGCAGCATCGCCGCGTGGGCTGCGGGGTTGGAATCCCGCCGCTACGAGGTGCAGCATCTGCGCCCGATCAACCGTGCTGCTTCCCCGCCGGAGCTGTGGGTGGTGTGGAAGCGCGGATAATGCGTCATAAACACAGCCGGGCTTGCGCAGGCGCTGGGTACGAGCCCCATTACGATACGTTCTCCAACCATCCGCTCTCCATGCCCACACGCCGCCACTTTCTTCACACCGCACTTGGGTTTGCCACATTGCCCCATCTCGCACAGGCGGCACCGAGTGGCATCGGTCTCGGATTCAGCCTGTATGGCATGAAGACGTTGACGCTGGCAGACGCGCTTAAAACGTGTGCCGAGATCGGCTACTCGAATGTGGAGCTGGCTCTGAACGCAGGCTTTCCTAGCGAGCCCAAGGTCTTCACTGCCGAGGCGCGCAAGCTGGCTGTGGAGCAGCTCGCGGCACTGAAGCTGGACCTGCCCTGCCTGATGGTGAACATCAGCCTGACTGCCGACGACAAGGCCCATGCGCTGGCATTGCAGACCATCCGCGATGCCGCGCAGGTGGCGCGTGACATGAACGCTTTGCAGCCGCCCATCATCGAAACCGTCTGCGGCGGCAAACCGGCCACCTGGGAGCAGCAGAAGGCCGGCATGGTGGAGAAACTGCATGCCTGGGCTGAAGTGGCCGAGAAAGAGAAGACCACCATCGCCATCAAGGCCCACGTGGGCAGCGCGGTGAACTCGCCCGAGCGGCTGCTCTGGCTGCTGGATCAGGTGAAGTCTCCCGCCATCCAGGTGACCTATGACTACAGCCATTTTGAGCTGCAAGGCATCGACATGGAGGAGAGCATGAAGCTCCTGCTGCCGCGCACCAAGTTCATCCACGTCAAAGACGCGAGCGGAGATGCCGCCAAGTTCCAGTTCCTGCTGCCCGGCGAAGGCCGCACCGATTACGTGAAGTACTTCACGGTGCTCAAGCAGCACGGCTACCACGGACCCGTGGTGGTGGAGGTCAGCGGCCAGATCTTCAGCAAGCCCGGCTACGACCCCGTGGCTGCAGCGAAGAAATGCCACGCCGCGCTGGCTGGTGCGCTGGCGAAAGCTGGTTGATCTCGTTTTCCTCTTTCTGATCTGTTCCACCAACTCCCCTCCCCCATGACACGAAGCTCCTTTCTTAAATCCACCGTAGCCGCCACCGGTCTGGTCGGCGCTGTTCAAAGCCTGTCTGCCGCTGATGCACCTGCTGGCGCTCGAGAGTACTTTGAAATTCGCAAATACACACTCAAGAGTCCGGAAAAGCAGGCCGTGCTGGAAGCTTACCTGAAGGACGCCGCCATCCCCGCGCTCAACCGCCTGGGTGTGAAGAATGTGGGCGTGTTTCTGCCAGAAAAGCAGGAAGGTGCCTCTGTGCTATATGTGGTGCTGCGCTACAGCACGCTGGACCAGCTGGCCAAAACGGTGGAACTGCTCTCAGACACCGCGCTGCAGCAGCAGGGCGCAGCGCATCTCGATGCACCTGCCACGGATGTCGTCTTTGACTGCGTGGAAAGCTGGCTGACGCAGGGCATCTCCGGCATGCCAGCCATGGAAGTCCCCGCCAAGGGCGACCAGGTGTACCAGCTCCGCATCTACGAAAGCCCCACGGAGAAGACCGCGAAGAAAAAGATCGAGATGTTCAACATCGGCGAGCTGGAGATCTTCAAGCGCAGTGGTCTGAACGCCGTCTTCTTTGGAGAGACAATCGTCGGGCCGCTCATGCCCAATCTGACCTACATGCTGAGCTTCAGCGATGCTGCGGCCAAGGACAAAGCCTGGGGCACCTTCCGTATGGACCCTGACTGGACCAAGCTCAAGACCACACCCGGATTCACGGACAAGGAGATCGTCTCCCGCATCACCAACATCGTGCTGGTGCCTGCACCGTATTCACAGATCTAGCGATAATGTTGGAGCCGGGATGTTTCCCGGCTCCGCAGTCTCAGGTGGCAGGCTTCGGCTTTATTTCTTTGCTTTGGCCAGCACGCTGGAGAGCGTCTTGGCAAACGCTTCTGGTGAATTGGAGCCAATCTGTTTGTCGATCTCCTTGCCTTCAGGCGTGAGAAACTCGATGTGCGGAATGCTGGTGACGCCGTACTTGGTGGCGACTTTCTCATTACGCTCGTCATCGATGTCGATGTAGGCCCAGACGAATTTGTCGTGATAGGCCTTCACCGCCTCACTGGGATAGACCTCCCTTTTCATGGACTGGCAGGGGCCGCACCAGGCTGCGGAGAAGACCATGATGACGGGCTTGCCGGACTTTTTGGCGGCGCTCATGGCGTAGTCGCTGCTGTCTTTGAATTCGGGGCTGCCTTTGGGGAAATCACTGGCGAGTGCGAGGCCAGTGGCTGCCGCGAGGACGAGAAGAATGGCTTTTTTCATGGCTGGGGTTGGGTGGTGTATGAAAGTGTAACGACTCATACGAGGCAGGGGCGGCGGTTTTATTTCAGGTTTTTCTCTCCCGCTCTCATCGCATGATGAGGATTGACATGCCTGCCGCCTGTCCTAGCCATGCGCATGAAGATTATCCGGTTTCCACTCATGGTGGCGTGTGCTTCCGCTCTTATCATGTCGTCGCTGCCGGCGGCGGCGAACGAAGGATTCTTCTCCAAGGATGGCCAGACCGTGACGCTTGGCTTGGGAGAGCGGGGTATCTCGGGTCTGCTGCAGGTGGAAATAGCCACTGGAAAAGTCACCCAAGCCCCGCTGCCGGCAGAGCTCAAGGATGAAAGCATCGACAGCGTGGCCTGTGGCAGCGAGGGCGAGGCACTCTTTCTGGCCAAGAACGGTGTGTGGGTGTGGACGCCCGGAGCCGCCATACCAGTGAAGCACGTCTGCCCCACCGCGCCTGCCATGAATGCCATGGAGCTTTTTGTTTCCACGGTGCCTGGCACCCCCTTCACCGACTGCCTTTTTGTCAGCGGCAATGAGACTGCAGACGCGGGCAGCCTGGGCTCCTTCTACGGACGTCGCCCGGGTGCTAAAAACGCCTTTCAATCTGTCTTCTGCCGCAGGGTCAGCGATGTCACAGGAGGCATCTTTTCCACGGACGGGCGTCTTTTCTTCATCAGCCGTGGCGATGTGTGGGAGGGCGGGTTCCAGCCGAATGAAGACAACGGCATGGATCGCCTAGGAACGCTGGTGGGCGCACGCATCGCTCCATTGGCTGCGCTCTATACCGATGAAGCTAGCGGAGGCAGTCTGTGGGCGGAGCACGTGGCTCCTGCGGGGGGCTGGCTCTATGTGCAGATGCGCGGACGCCACATGGCCACCGTGCTGCGGCTGCCTCTGCCCGCCAAGCCGCTCTACACGCCTGCCTCGCAGGATACTCCAGGCACAAAAGACCAGCTCTCCGTCATGTCCCACGCCTTGGCCCGGACGGAAGTCATTGCTGAGGACATGGAGTTTGCCAGCGGCTTCTGCGCCACCGAAGTGGATGGCAAGCCGCGCATTTTTTACGTGAGCGACATGGAGGGTGAAAAAGGCCTGGCCATGATGCTGTGGGAAGGTGCAGGCAAGCCGCGTGTCATTGGCCACCTGCCCAGGGAGTAAACCACGCCGCCTATCAGATTCATGTCCCCTGGCGAGCCCCTCCGGCTGACTCTCTTTGCCGTGCCGAAACCTTTTGAGGGACACATCGGCTGCATCCAGCGCAATGCCGTGCGCAGCTGGCGGCAGCTGGGCGAGCAGGTGCAGATCCTGCTGTTTGGCGATGAGCATGGCACGCGGGAGATGGCGCAGGAGGTCGGGGCGGTGCATCTGCCGCATATCCGATACAATCAGCATGGCACTCCGCTGCTGGACGGCGTATTTGCCGAAGCCCACCAGCACGGCACAGCTCCATTTCTCGTCTATGTGAATGCAGATATCATCCTGCTGGATGACCTCTGGACTACGCTGGAGATCGTGCGGCAGTCCGCGCATCAGCGGTTTCTCATCTTCGGAAAACGCACGGATCTGGATGTGACCGAGACGATTCCCATGGAGAGCGCAGGCTGGCAGCAGCAGCTGAGGCTGGACGCCGCCCAGCGTGGTGTTCTGGCCTACCGGGGGTGCAAAGACTACTTTCTTTTTTCGAGGTTGGTCTATGAAACGATTCCCGCCTTTGCCGTGGGGCGCGGCAATTGGGACAACTGGATGCTGCACGATGCCAAACTGCGGAAGATTCCTGTCATCGACGTTACGGGAACGCTCACTGCCATCCATCAAAACCATGGCTACAGCCACACCAAGGGCTCGCGCAAAATGGCGTATGTGACCGGAGCTGAGGCTCGGGAAAACGAGAGACTGGCAGGGGGGCAGAATATTGTCTCCGGCAGCACGCCTACCCACACCATCCGAGGCAGGCAGATCAGGCGCCTATCCTGGATGGCGAGCCGCTGGCTCTACTGGCGCGAGATACCACAGCTGTTCAAGCTGCTGAAAAGTTTTTGTTAAACTCTGCAGCCGCCTGTAGGGGGCACTGCGTCGGGAAGAAGGCTGCAGGCGCAGTTTTGTCCAGCTTTCCGCAGCATCAGTGCATGCCTCGGTGGCTTCCGCCATGATGACTGCCGCTGCTGTGGCCAGATGATGAGCCGCCGGACGCAGCCCCCCCTGAATGATGCCTGCCATGCGAGCTCCCGCCAAAACCCCCTGCCCCTGCGCCGCCACCGGAGTGGTGATGCGTGCTGCCGCCAAAGCTGCCACCCGCTGAAGATCCGCCGGAATGATGATGTGAGCTGCCGCCGAAGGAAGAAAAACCGCTGCCCAAATGGCTGCCAGAATGGTGCTGGTAGTGGCCGGCTGAGGGAGCCGGCACGTGCCTGCCGCTGGCATGATGCGAGGGCGCGCCATGCCATGAGACGACCGAAGAAGGGCCGGAGTAGCTAGTGTAGGGACGTGTGGGGTAGCGGCTGTATGAGCCCACCGGGCGCGAGTAATAACTGCTGCCGTAGTAGCCGGGCCTCCCGTAAGAGGAGCCGTAGCCATAACTGGAGACATAAGGGCCGTCCACACAGGAGGGCAGAGAGACGGCAGTGATTGAGGCAAAAAGAAAAAGCAGGCGGATTTTCATAGTCTCCCTATCCGACGAATAGGCCCACAGCTTATTCAGCCTATTATTGCAGCAGGTGCATGGCCCCGTTTTTCTACTTCGAGAATTCGCCTGCCAGCGCGGTGGCTTCCGCCAGAAAGGCCTCCGCCAGCGGCGAAAGACGGCCCGTCCATAGCGCGCCAAAGCACAGGGGTGGAAAGTCATCTAGCACCAGAAGCTGCAGCTCTGCAGGCAGTTCAAAGCGCGGATGCTGCAGCACGAGGCCCGCCCCAAAGCCCTCTGTGACGTAGCGCAGCACCAGATCCAGGCTGCCCACCTCCAGGCTTGGCAGCCACTCAAGACCGCGCTGGCGCAGTGCTGTTTGAAAAGTGCGCGACACCACATCCCGCGCACCCATGGCCACCAGCGGCAGGTCGATGCGGTCCTTTTCAAAGATTTGAGCGGCACGAGTGATCCCGCTCTGCTTTGGCACCAGCAGGGCCATGGGCAGGCGAAGCAACTCGCGGGATTCGATGTTGGCTGTGGTCTTTTCCGTCAGGGTGCCAAAGCCAATGTCGACCTCCTGTGCTGCCAGCAGGGTCTCGATCTCCTGCTGCCGACCGTGTGTGAGTGTGAAGTGAAAACCCTTCACCCGCCGACGCATGCGGCCAAAGATCTCCGGCAGGTAGTCGCGCTGCACCACCTCCGCTGCAGCGATGCGCAGACGGTTTTCTCCGCCGCCGCGCAGGCGGTCCGCCATCTCACCCAGGCCGCCGAAAAATGGGGAGATGAAGTCATAAAGCGTCTGTCCCTCGCGCGTGAGCTGGAACGGCCGCCGCTGATAGAGCGTGACGCCCAGCGCATCCTCCAGCTGCAGAATCTGCGCGCTGATGGCAGGCTGCTGGATGCCGTAAGGCATGGCCCGTGCCGCCGCGCTCACACCGCCGTGACGTGCCACATAGTAGAAAAGCTCAAGGTGATGAACGTTCATGCCGGCAGGAGGCTATACGGTTTATCAATGATGCCACCTGGAAATATCAATTTCCCTTGCGGGTCGTTGCTGGGAGACTTCGCGGCGTTATGGAAGAAATCGTTTTCATCCTGTTGATCGTCAGCGGTGCGGTGCTTGTCATGCCCATCATCGCGCTTGTCACCGCCAACCTGGCCAAGCGACGCATCGCGGCACTGGACACGGAAATCCAGGCCATGCGGGAGCGCGAAGACAGGCTGATCCGACGCATTGAGGCGCTGGAAAATACCAGCCCGTCTCAGACGACCACAGCCGCCGTTCCGCCAGCCTCAGCCCCGGCCACCGTCGCAGCACCTCCGCCTCTTGAGCCCGTCTTCGCTGCACCCAGCTCGGTAGCATCGCCTGCTCCAGCCGTCCGTCCTCCGGACCCGCAACCACCCGCAACGGTTCCCGCCGTCAGTCCTCCGTACTCGCGGCCACCCGCCCCTCCCAGACCCCGCTCCGCGCCTGCGCCCGGCATATCGCTTGAACAATTCATGGGGGCCAAGCTCTTCGCCTGGGTGGGTGGGCTGGCCTTGTTTTTGGGCATCGTCTTCTTTGTGAAACTCAGCATCGAGCGCGGCTGGATCTCTGCGGAGCTGCGCACGGCCATCGGTTTTGTCATGGGTGCGGCGCTTGTGAGCGCCGGAGTGGTGATTCAGCGCCGCAGGGCTTATGCCACGCTGGCTCACACGCTCTGTGCCACAGGCATCGTGGTGCTCTACGGGGTCAGCTTTGCCGCACATGCGCTCTACCATATCCCTCCCTTTCACCATTCGCTCGTGACGTTTGGCATGATGGCCCTCATCACCACCGCCGCATTTCTGCTGGCCGTGCGCATGGAGGCTCAGGTCGTCGCAGTGCTCGGCATGCTCGGCGGTTTCCTCACCCCCATCCTCTGCTCCACCGGCCATGACAACCCGGGCGGGCTGTTTGGCTACATCGCGCTGCTGGACATCGGCGTGCTGGCCGTGGCCAGAAGCAAACGCTGGCTGCACCTCACGGCGCTCGCAGCTGCGGGCACCATCTTCATGCAGGCGGGATGGATGGTGAAATTTTTCCACTCCTCACACTATGCCATGGGTGCGGCCACATGGGTTCCCGTATCCGTGTTTCTCGGCTTTGCGGTGCTGTTTGCGCTCGCGGCGTGGTGGTCGCGCCGGAGTGAGGATGAGGACGCCTTTCCCGCAGCTGCCGCTCTGGCCCTTTGCGGCAGCGCCTTGTTTACCGCCTTTGTGTTTCTTTGCTTCGGCGCCATCACGGAACGGCCCACGCTGCTGTACAGCTTTGTTCTCGGCATCAATCTCGTGGTCATGTGCCTGGTGTGGCTGCAGCCACGTATGGCCAAGGCTCACGCCGTCGTCGTGACGCTCACTTTTCTGCATCTTTCGGAGTGGACCGTCAGCAACCTCAGCGCCGCGCTGCTCTCCCAGGCGCTGGGCATCTATCTGGTCTTTGGCCT
This genomic window contains:
- a CDS encoding thioredoxin family protein, with the translated sequence MKKAILLVLAAATGLALASDFPKGSPEFKDSSDYAMSAAKKSGKPVIMVFSAAWCGPCQSMKREVYPSEAVKAYHDKFVWAYIDIDDERNEKVATKYGVTSIPHIEFLTPEGKEIDKQIGSNSPEAFAKTLSSVLAKAKK
- a CDS encoding NIPSNAP family protein, with the protein product MTRSSFLKSTVAATGLVGAVQSLSAADAPAGAREYFEIRKYTLKSPEKQAVLEAYLKDAAIPALNRLGVKNVGVFLPEKQEGASVLYVVLRYSTLDQLAKTVELLSDTALQQQGAAHLDAPATDVVFDCVESWLTQGISGMPAMEVPAKGDQVYQLRIYESPTEKTAKKKIEMFNIGELEIFKRSGLNAVFFGETIVGPLMPNLTYMLSFSDAAAKDKAWGTFRMDPDWTKLKTTPGFTDKEIVSRITNIVLVPAPYSQI
- a CDS encoding sugar phosphate isomerase/epimerase family protein, which produces MPTRRHFLHTALGFATLPHLAQAAPSGIGLGFSLYGMKTLTLADALKTCAEIGYSNVELALNAGFPSEPKVFTAEARKLAVEQLAALKLDLPCLMVNISLTADDKAHALALQTIRDAAQVARDMNALQPPIIETVCGGKPATWEQQKAGMVEKLHAWAEVAEKEKTTIAIKAHVGSAVNSPERLLWLLDQVKSPAIQVTYDYSHFELQGIDMEESMKLLLPRTKFIHVKDASGDAAKFQFLLPGEGRTDYVKYFTVLKQHGYHGPVVVEVSGQIFSKPGYDPVAAAKKCHAALAGALAKAG
- a CDS encoding protein adenylyltransferase SelO, giving the protein MSESVISSSVSAPGLSGWNLEHTYAELPALFYEHLDPTPVKEPRMVVFNHALAQTLGLNGSVLAERAAIFAGNELPEGAKPLAQAYAGHQYGNFTGLGDGRAILLGEQVTPAGERFDVQLKGSGPTPFSRRGDGRAALGPMLREYIISEAMHALGIPTTRSLAVAATGEKVWRQEVQPGAVLTRIAASHIRVGTFEWAAAHQNHEALKALAEYTLKRHYPDRAETNEPGLTLLRAVIERQAALIAQWQCVGFIHGVMNTDNVALSGETIDYGPCAFMDAFDPATVFSSIDRHGRYAYGNQPQMAQWNLARLAEALLPLLHADEKQAIEVANAEISSFRTLFEQRWLAGMRAKLGLFTEEVEDRALIEGLLTWMREQKADFTNAFRSLSSTEKNLPLEDAAFTAWHKQWQERLGRQPQSADEVQQCMQAHNPVVIPRNHKVEEALAAASERDDLTPMHHLLEVLARPFDHSRTLPAEYTTPSGVGPGEYQTFCGT
- a CDS encoding LysR family transcriptional regulator → MNVHHLELFYYVARHGGVSAAARAMPYGIQQPAISAQILQLEDALGVTLYQRRPFQLTREGQTLYDFISPFFGGLGEMADRLRGGGENRLRIAAAEVVQRDYLPEIFGRMRRRVKGFHFTLTHGRQQEIETLLAAQEVDIGFGTLTEKTTANIESRELLRLPMALLVPKQSGITRAAQIFEKDRIDLPLVAMGARDVVSRTFQTALRQRGLEWLPSLEVGSLDLVLRYVTEGFGAGLVLQHPRFELPAELQLLVLDDFPPLCFGALWTGRLSPLAEAFLAEATALAGEFSK
- a CDS encoding tRNA (mnm(5)s(2)U34)-methyltransferase, which codes for MTPAPHKPHLASPNGGLPSSVLWAQLMLKDRLQPGDVVVDATMGNGHDTLFLTQCVSPGGHVYAFDVQAAALVETAKRVPAEMTTLIHSGHETMREHVPAELHGKISAIMFNLGYLPGTDKTLITRTETTMTAVQVALELLRPGGLLTIAVYPGHEGGAEEGRSIAAWAAGLESRRYEVQHLRPINRAASPPELWVVWKRG